From the Opitutus sp. ER46 genome, one window contains:
- a CDS encoding ROK family protein — protein sequence MHDPALIGIDLGGTKCAVSVTDGDKVREVARFASDLPRPTLERLHLEIERLHPGPDVVFGVSCGGPLDAARGLILSPPNLPGWDRVDICQALTRRHGGRAALMNDANACALAEWQYGAGRGARNMVFLTMGTGMGAGLILDGRLYEGTNGNAGEVGHIRLQPEGPIGYHKAGSFEGFCSGGGIAQLAHRVWPKAAAGELSAREVATAANLGDPAALQLWTDVGTHLGEALAILVDVLNPDRIVIGSIYARCERFIARAMQDALRREALAPSLAVCSVVPAALGEQIGSYGAISVARHAAQAPR from the coding sequence ATGCATGATCCCGCTCTCATCGGCATCGATCTTGGCGGCACCAAGTGCGCCGTCAGCGTCACCGACGGCGACAAGGTCCGCGAGGTTGCCCGCTTCGCCTCCGATCTCCCCCGGCCCACGCTCGAGCGCCTGCACCTCGAGATCGAGCGGCTGCATCCCGGACCCGACGTCGTCTTCGGCGTGTCCTGCGGCGGCCCGCTCGATGCCGCGCGCGGGCTGATCCTCTCCCCGCCGAATCTCCCCGGCTGGGATCGCGTCGACATCTGCCAGGCGCTCACCCGCCGTCACGGCGGCCGCGCCGCGCTCATGAACGACGCCAACGCCTGCGCCCTCGCCGAGTGGCAGTACGGCGCCGGCCGTGGCGCCCGGAACATGGTCTTCCTCACCATGGGCACGGGCATGGGCGCCGGTCTCATCCTTGACGGCCGCCTCTACGAGGGCACCAACGGCAATGCCGGCGAGGTCGGCCATATCCGACTCCAGCCCGAGGGTCCCATCGGCTACCACAAGGCCGGCTCCTTCGAGGGTTTCTGCTCTGGTGGCGGCATCGCCCAACTTGCCCACCGGGTCTGGCCCAAGGCCGCCGCCGGCGAGCTTTCCGCCCGCGAGGTCGCTACCGCTGCAAATCTCGGCGATCCCGCCGCGCTGCAACTTTGGACCGATGTCGGCACCCACCTCGGCGAGGCGCTCGCCATCCTCGTCGATGTCCTCAATCCCGACCGCATCGTCATCGGGAGCATCTACGCCCGCTGCGAACGCTTCATCGCCCGCGCGATGCAAGACGCCCTGCGCCGCGAGGCGCTCGCCCCCAGCCTCGCCGTTTGTTCCGTCGTGCCCGCCGCCCTCGGCGAGCAGATCGGCAGCTACGGCGCGATCTCCGTTGCCCGCCACGCCGCCCAGGCTCCGCGCTAG
- a CDS encoding heparinase II/III family protein translates to MNPSRRTFLQTSATLAATLPLLRLPALGATPAPATPAASAADPARGLLFDPADLPRMRANLDLPRLAEVKAKLLGVNFAAETRFLRDELRLNNHVADFLRAWQVLETCSFAYAVYGDRRHLDVALLALERLCDYKRWDYFLEGGKDTIGLQRAPEATIAALYALDWLRDAVPAALRQRVEDKVLHEGAPACYRTLYGMQHPDRVRGWGFDPEDDYAFRFDLSRWPIILNSTNLKVIPTCGLGFAGLWFHGRHPDAAKWLDLSRQSARAFSVMYGTDGAYEEGVGYWGYTTLHMAMLAEAVYRRLGLDDRTLVNYPGTIRYALSLAMPCGGAAITDPNAQRPYNATPKGNYVPALDIVNFSDAGIGMDVSVAAWVGLAAQDPLSNYVAKHTGSLKQLHAAVWYRADAPEQAPGPEMLDVRLSNDWIVSRTGWGPDDTVVALRSGGPSNHEHADRNSVIFKAHGERLFSDPFRAGYSPKIPRWLLRQTQAHTALLIDGHGHQYHDGREGTNSSWANATVVDHRTGPSWMTVTSDATEAYALVDPDVLLVTRTLVFLKPEVLVIADHVKLRQAKPVQIRFQVFNDDGRGEAAVTDATFRISRPLASAQAVVAGSSAIVLRQARLALEDETVFPFVEAAFAAATEHVILTVATAAPATSAHGIATIDRAGTTWRIGGTHRDHAIKATLTFDATNRPTLTL, encoded by the coding sequence ATGAACCCCTCGCGCCGCACGTTCCTGCAGACATCCGCCACCCTCGCCGCCACGCTCCCGCTGCTCCGCCTGCCGGCCCTCGGCGCCACGCCCGCCCCCGCCACGCCCGCCGCCTCCGCTGCCGACCCCGCGCGCGGGCTGCTCTTCGACCCGGCTGACCTGCCCCGCATGCGCGCCAACCTCGACCTCCCGCGGCTCGCCGAGGTCAAGGCCAAGCTCCTGGGCGTCAACTTCGCCGCTGAGACCCGGTTCCTGCGCGACGAGCTCCGGCTCAACAACCACGTCGCCGACTTCCTTCGCGCCTGGCAGGTGCTCGAAACGTGCAGCTTCGCGTACGCCGTTTACGGCGACCGCCGCCACCTCGACGTCGCGCTCCTCGCGCTCGAACGCCTCTGCGACTACAAGCGTTGGGACTACTTCCTCGAGGGCGGCAAGGACACGATCGGCCTGCAGCGCGCCCCCGAGGCCACGATCGCCGCGCTCTACGCGCTCGACTGGCTCCGCGACGCCGTGCCCGCCGCGCTCCGCCAGCGGGTTGAGGACAAGGTCCTCCACGAGGGCGCTCCCGCGTGCTACCGCACGTTGTACGGCATGCAGCACCCGGACCGCGTCCGCGGCTGGGGCTTCGACCCGGAGGACGACTACGCATTCCGTTTCGATCTGAGCCGGTGGCCGATCATCCTCAACTCGACCAACCTCAAGGTCATCCCGACCTGCGGCCTGGGCTTCGCCGGACTCTGGTTCCACGGTCGTCACCCCGATGCCGCCAAGTGGCTCGATCTCTCCCGTCAAAGCGCCCGCGCGTTCTCCGTCATGTACGGTACCGACGGCGCCTACGAGGAGGGCGTCGGCTACTGGGGCTACACCACGCTGCATATGGCGATGCTCGCGGAGGCCGTCTATCGGCGCCTCGGCCTCGATGACCGCACGCTCGTCAACTACCCCGGCACGATCCGGTACGCACTGTCCCTCGCCATGCCGTGCGGCGGCGCCGCCATCACCGATCCCAACGCGCAGCGGCCCTACAACGCCACGCCCAAGGGCAACTACGTTCCCGCGCTCGACATCGTGAATTTCTCGGATGCCGGTATCGGCATGGACGTCTCCGTCGCCGCCTGGGTCGGCCTCGCGGCGCAGGATCCACTGAGCAATTACGTCGCGAAGCACACCGGCTCGCTCAAGCAGTTGCACGCCGCGGTCTGGTACCGCGCCGACGCCCCGGAACAGGCGCCCGGCCCCGAGATGCTCGATGTGCGGCTCAGCAACGACTGGATCGTCTCGCGCACCGGCTGGGGTCCCGATGACACCGTCGTCGCCCTTCGCAGCGGCGGTCCGTCCAATCACGAGCACGCCGACCGCAACAGCGTCATTTTCAAGGCGCACGGCGAACGGCTCTTCAGCGACCCGTTCCGCGCCGGCTACTCCCCCAAGATTCCGCGCTGGCTGTTGCGCCAAACCCAGGCCCACACCGCCCTCCTGATCGATGGCCACGGCCACCAGTATCACGACGGCCGCGAGGGCACCAACTCCTCCTGGGCCAACGCCACCGTCGTCGACCACCGCACCGGCCCGTCCTGGATGACCGTCACCAGTGACGCCACCGAGGCCTACGCGCTCGTCGACCCCGACGTCCTCCTCGTCACGCGCACCCTCGTTTTCCTCAAGCCCGAGGTGCTCGTGATCGCCGACCACGTGAAGCTACGGCAGGCCAAGCCTGTGCAGATCCGCTTCCAGGTCTTCAACGACGACGGCCGCGGTGAGGCCGCCGTCACCGACGCAACCTTCCGCATCTCCCGCCCGCTCGCCTCCGCCCAGGCGGTCGTCGCCGGGTCCTCCGCGATCGTCCTGCGTCAAGCCCGCCTCGCCCTCGAGGACGAGACCGTCTTCCCGTTCGTCGAGGCCGCGTTCGCCGCCGCCACCGAACACGTGATCCTCACCGTCGCCACCGCCGCCCCGGCCACGAGTGCCCACGGCATCGCGACCATCGATCGCGCCGGCACCACCTGGCGTATCGGCGGCACGCACCGTGACCACGCGATCAAGGCCACCCTCACGTTCGACGCGACGAATCGCCCGACCCTCACTTTGTGA
- a CDS encoding GxGYxYP domain-containing protein, whose protein sequence is MRHFLLSLAFLLGLTVASAGEPARSAAYMRWDLDWRVAGGLPEKVMLVSLQGLANRESPQLYIIHPADFQWEITQPLFEFYQRKHGVQFTELKTASEALARFAHFAKGYVIWEPAVSASLNVAFTIAGLEDAIVVTAEQVPLVQAQGLKQIDDLRGRYTGQTDAQIYGDAINRYWSRCTHDAIMLMGGHRGTVRQPAVADWGIRRRMFFHDLSANPKHPDELALAQRLYSELNPLAFVFGWHAYGKDTEEQHTTLLSTYGLKMEGLHNLPNLSFNCHFSFTPGFKFKNNHRVARDAKLTAEPKVYLAFVQSDSIGIGVWTKPGRGKLPFAWQVTMNWTKFTPAALEYFHESATPNDYFIGGLSGPGYMYPNHIPADRFPLLMAEAREMMAQLDEHVMEIMDNSAADGNVGNADLTKEAVDRYYAAFPDVIGFINGYGPARTRDLRDSRPLISYDYYISPKRPREEVAADLNELIAVNRNRPYFLLIHVRESNDVNSLVEITRQLDGPTEIVPVDVFLKLAASRKTYTTRYQDPAEPKHFSGYQR, encoded by the coding sequence ATGCGTCACTTTCTCCTTTCTCTCGCTTTCCTCCTCGGACTCACCGTCGCCTCCGCCGGCGAGCCGGCCCGCTCCGCGGCCTACATGCGCTGGGACCTCGACTGGCGCGTCGCCGGCGGCCTGCCCGAAAAGGTCATGCTCGTGAGCCTCCAGGGCCTCGCCAACCGCGAGTCGCCCCAGCTCTACATCATCCATCCGGCTGACTTCCAATGGGAGATCACCCAGCCGTTGTTCGAGTTCTACCAACGCAAGCACGGCGTCCAGTTCACCGAGCTCAAGACCGCCTCCGAGGCTCTCGCCCGCTTCGCCCATTTTGCCAAGGGCTACGTCATCTGGGAACCCGCGGTCAGCGCCTCCCTCAACGTCGCCTTCACCATCGCCGGCCTCGAGGACGCCATCGTCGTCACTGCCGAGCAGGTCCCGCTCGTCCAGGCCCAGGGACTCAAGCAGATCGACGACCTGCGCGGCCGCTACACGGGCCAGACCGACGCCCAGATCTACGGCGACGCCATCAACCGCTACTGGTCCCGTTGCACGCACGACGCCATCATGCTCATGGGCGGACACCGCGGCACCGTGCGCCAGCCCGCCGTCGCCGACTGGGGCATCCGCCGCCGGATGTTCTTCCACGATCTCTCCGCCAACCCCAAACACCCCGACGAGCTCGCGCTCGCCCAGCGGCTCTACAGCGAGCTCAACCCGCTCGCGTTCGTCTTTGGCTGGCACGCCTACGGCAAGGACACCGAGGAGCAGCACACCACCTTGCTCTCCACCTACGGCCTGAAAATGGAGGGCCTCCACAACCTTCCCAATCTCAGCTTCAACTGCCACTTCAGCTTCACCCCCGGCTTCAAGTTCAAGAACAACCACCGCGTCGCCCGCGACGCCAAGCTCACCGCCGAACCCAAGGTCTACCTCGCGTTCGTGCAGTCCGACAGCATCGGCATCGGCGTCTGGACCAAGCCCGGCCGCGGCAAGCTGCCGTTCGCCTGGCAGGTCACGATGAACTGGACGAAGTTCACCCCTGCCGCCCTCGAGTACTTCCACGAGAGCGCCACGCCCAACGACTACTTCATCGGCGGTCTCTCCGGTCCGGGCTACATGTACCCGAACCACATCCCCGCCGACCGCTTCCCGCTCCTCATGGCCGAGGCCCGCGAGATGATGGCCCAGCTCGATGAGCACGTCATGGAGATCATGGACAACTCCGCCGCCGACGGAAACGTGGGCAACGCGGACCTGACCAAGGAAGCCGTCGACCGCTACTACGCCGCGTTTCCCGACGTGATCGGGTTCATCAATGGCTACGGTCCCGCGCGCACCCGTGACCTCCGCGACTCCCGCCCGCTGATCTCGTACGACTATTACATCAGTCCCAAGCGGCCGCGCGAGGAGGTCGCCGCCGACCTCAACGAGCTCATCGCCGTCAACCGCAACCGGCCCTACTTCCTCCTGATTCACGTGCGCGAATCGAACGACGTGAACTCCCTCGTCGAGATCACCCGCCAGCTCGACGGGCCGACCGAGATCGTCCCCGTCGACGTCTTCCTGAAGCTCGCCGCCAGCCGGAAGACCTACACCACGCGCTATCAGGATCCGGCCGAACCGAAACACTTCTCCGGCTACCAGCGCTGA
- a CDS encoding prolyl oligopeptidase family serine peptidase, with product MAPSFLRSRLLALGLGLLAFGTGFAADTRRAITDQDFDAWRTIGAPIVSRDGGWTAYSYMPLEGDGDVVIRSLTSEREQRVPVGALPPPPLTASEANPERPGPRKEIGLTFSSDSAFLVSTTFPTQAQTLAAKRAKKKAEELPKQGLVIVRLATGETTRIENVKSLQLPALGGAWLAYLKEPLPEKKPAESSATPSPAATSASGSMTNTASTATASTVTTSTVAPASKPAAKDAKQKEKKYGSDLVLRNLATGAERTFAHVLEYSFARDGLTLVYTVASRNEAENGVYAVIPGNPAAPTALAQGPGQYVKFTWDREEKQAAFASDRAEPNAKAPRFALYHWTRGSTAAIEVVRPGTPGLPAEFAVSGDAAASFSFNGAKLYVPATPAPKAPDERLESLLDDDKVSLDLWHWRDDYVQPVQRQRADRERKRTFLGVFDLATRRYTQLADPALQSVTANDDGTAAWGQDDRDYRLRADYDGNFFDLYLVNAAGERRLVTRELSEKSGVRWSHTGRWLAFFKQREWYAVDARNGTIIPLTRGLPVAFYDETADHPEDYAPYFNVASYGTAGWTRDGESLLLYDRFDLWQVFPDGRPARNVTNGFGRAQRIQLRVQSIEPTTPGEDRRGLDPSRPLHLRGESEDTHASGFFRQAFAATTAPDRLFWADANVRYATRAFSTDALLITSSRFDEYPDLQLTNADFAAPRKISQGGAQLAPYLWGSAELLTYRNADGVTLPAALYKPANFDPKKKYPMIVYIYERLSQVVHTFTPPLPGTVVNPPLYTSNGYLILMPDITYTVGYPGQSALKCVLPAVDEIVRRGYVDEKAIGIQGHSWGGYQIAYLLTQTDRFAAAEAGAPVGNMTSAYSGIRWGSGRPRQFQYERAQSRIGPSLQDAPLLYLENSPVFYAHRVTTPVLLLHNDHDDAVPWYQGIEYFLALRRHGKEAYLLNYLNEFHGLRRRADQRDFARRMQQFFDHHLKGAPRPDWMVRGVPFLESEEEKLPSLPAPAPAAAQP from the coding sequence ATGGCTCCTTCCTTCCTCCGCTCCCGTCTCCTCGCCCTTGGCCTCGGCCTCCTGGCGTTCGGCACCGGCTTCGCCGCTGACACCCGCCGCGCCATCACCGACCAGGACTTCGATGCCTGGCGCACCATCGGCGCACCGATTGTCTCCCGCGACGGCGGCTGGACTGCCTATTCCTACATGCCGCTCGAAGGCGACGGCGACGTCGTCATCCGCTCCCTCACCAGCGAACGCGAACAACGCGTCCCCGTCGGCGCCCTGCCGCCTCCGCCGCTCACCGCCTCCGAGGCCAACCCCGAGCGCCCCGGGCCGCGCAAGGAGATCGGCCTCACGTTCTCCAGCGACTCCGCCTTTCTCGTTTCCACCACTTTCCCCACGCAGGCCCAGACCCTCGCCGCGAAACGCGCCAAGAAGAAGGCCGAGGAGCTGCCCAAGCAGGGGCTCGTGATCGTCCGCCTCGCCACCGGCGAGACCACCCGCATCGAGAACGTCAAGAGTCTCCAGCTCCCCGCGCTCGGCGGCGCCTGGCTCGCCTACCTCAAAGAACCTCTCCCCGAGAAGAAGCCGGCTGAATCGTCCGCCACCCCGAGCCCCGCCGCCACTTCCGCGAGCGGCTCGATGACGAACACCGCCAGCACGGCCACCGCGTCGACCGTCACCACCTCAACCGTCGCGCCCGCGTCAAAACCCGCCGCCAAGGACGCAAAGCAGAAGGAAAAGAAGTACGGCTCAGACCTCGTGCTCCGCAACCTCGCCACCGGCGCCGAACGCACCTTCGCCCACGTCCTCGAATATTCCTTCGCCCGCGACGGCCTCACTCTCGTCTACACGGTCGCCTCCCGCAACGAAGCGGAGAATGGCGTCTACGCCGTTATCCCCGGTAATCCCGCCGCGCCCACCGCCCTCGCCCAGGGCCCGGGCCAGTACGTGAAGTTCACCTGGGACCGCGAAGAGAAGCAGGCCGCCTTCGCGTCCGACCGCGCGGAGCCCAATGCCAAGGCTCCCCGCTTCGCGCTCTACCATTGGACGCGCGGCTCCACCGCCGCCATTGAGGTCGTCCGGCCCGGCACGCCCGGGCTCCCGGCCGAATTTGCCGTGAGTGGCGACGCCGCCGCGTCCTTCTCCTTCAACGGCGCGAAACTCTACGTTCCCGCCACCCCCGCCCCAAAAGCTCCCGACGAGCGCCTCGAGTCCCTGCTCGATGACGACAAGGTCTCCCTCGACCTCTGGCACTGGCGCGACGACTACGTGCAGCCGGTCCAGCGCCAGCGCGCCGACCGCGAGCGCAAACGCACTTTCCTCGGCGTCTTCGATCTCGCCACCCGCCGCTACACCCAGCTCGCCGATCCCGCCCTGCAGTCCGTCACCGCCAACGACGACGGCACCGCCGCGTGGGGCCAGGACGATCGCGACTACCGGCTCCGCGCCGACTACGACGGCAACTTCTTCGATCTTTACCTCGTCAACGCCGCGGGCGAACGCCGCCTCGTCACCCGCGAGCTGAGCGAGAAGTCCGGGGTCCGCTGGTCACACACCGGCCGCTGGCTCGCCTTCTTCAAGCAGCGCGAGTGGTACGCCGTCGACGCCCGCAACGGCACCATCATCCCGCTCACCCGCGGCCTGCCCGTCGCGTTCTATGATGAGACCGCCGACCACCCCGAGGATTACGCGCCGTACTTCAACGTCGCTTCCTACGGCACCGCCGGCTGGACCCGCGACGGCGAGTCCCTCCTCCTCTACGACCGCTTCGACCTCTGGCAGGTCTTCCCCGACGGCCGCCCTGCGCGCAACGTTACGAACGGTTTCGGCCGCGCCCAGCGCATCCAGCTCCGCGTCCAGTCCATCGAGCCCACCACTCCCGGCGAGGACCGCCGCGGGCTCGATCCGTCCCGTCCGCTCCATCTTCGCGGCGAGAGCGAGGACACCCACGCCAGCGGTTTCTTCCGTCAGGCGTTCGCCGCCACCACCGCCCCCGACCGGCTCTTCTGGGCCGACGCCAACGTCCGCTACGCCACCCGCGCCTTCAGCACCGACGCGCTCCTCATCACGAGTTCGCGCTTCGATGAGTATCCCGATCTGCAGCTGACCAACGCCGATTTCGCCGCGCCGCGGAAGATCAGCCAGGGCGGCGCCCAGCTCGCCCCGTACCTCTGGGGCTCGGCCGAACTGCTCACCTACCGCAACGCCGACGGCGTCACGCTGCCCGCCGCGCTCTACAAGCCCGCCAATTTCGACCCGAAGAAGAAGTATCCGATGATCGTGTACATCTACGAGCGCCTCTCGCAGGTCGTGCACACGTTCACGCCGCCGCTTCCGGGCACCGTCGTGAATCCGCCGCTCTACACCAGCAACGGCTACCTCATCCTGATGCCCGACATCACCTACACCGTCGGCTATCCCGGCCAGAGCGCGCTCAAGTGCGTCCTCCCCGCCGTGGACGAGATCGTGCGCCGCGGCTACGTCGACGAGAAGGCCATCGGCATTCAGGGCCACTCGTGGGGCGGTTACCAGATCGCCTACCTGCTCACCCAGACCGACCGCTTCGCCGCCGCCGAGGCCGGCGCGCCCGTCGGCAACATGACGAGCGCCTACTCCGGCATCCGCTGGGGCTCCGGTCGCCCGCGTCAGTTCCAGTACGAGCGCGCGCAGAGCCGGATCGGGCCGTCCCTCCAGGACGCTCCGCTCCTCTACCTCGAGAACTCGCCCGTCTTCTACGCCCACCGCGTCACGACGCCCGTTCTCCTCCTGCACAATGATCACGACGACGCTGTGCCGTGGTATCAGGGCATCGAGTACTTCCTGGCCCTCCGGCGCCACGGGAAGGAGGCCTACCTCCTGAATTACCTCAACGAGTTCCACGGCCTGCGCCGTCGCGCCGACCAGCGGGATTTTGCCCGCCGCATGCAGCAGTTCTTCGACCACCACCTGAAGGGCGCCCCCCGCCCCGACTGGATGGTGCGCGGCGTCCCCTTCCTCGAGTCCGAGGAGGAGAAGCTGCCGTCGCTGCCCGCTCCGGCCCCCGCCGCCGCCCAGCCCTGA